GTAATAATGCACAAGTTCAGAAATATCTTTATATTTACGGATTTTTTCAAGCGCTTGGGCACAAGTTAATTCATTTGAAAGATAAACAATATCAACCGACATAAAAGAGCCAATTTGATTTGAATTATATTGTAAAAGTTGGTTAACTCTTTTTCTTGTATCTGGATCAATATTGCGCAAAATTCGTTTGGCAACATTATCAGGAACTTCATCTAAAAGCTCGACAATTTCATCAGCATAAAGTTCATCAAGAAGTTGATTCATCATCTCGTTTGGCAAACTTATAACTAATTCTGATTGAATTTCGGGCGAAAAAAAGGTAAAAATTTCTCCGGCTGTGGCAGTGTCTAACATTCTAAAAAATAAAAGACGCTGAAATTGACTAAATTTAGATACTTCTTCTGCTACTTCTGAAAGTGGTTTTTGGTTTGTGTATTCACGGACTTGATTAATTTTTTTATTGTTTACTAAATCAATTAACAAAGAACTTTTTGTCTCAAAATTTTGCATTAAATACTATTTTTTAGCAGTATTTGTTTGACTTGAATTTAGTTCTTTTGTTAAAACTTCAGTAAAAGTTTCAAGATTTGTAACCTTAAAAAAATTTGCATCACGAACAATCACAACCTCACCACTTTGTTCTGAAACAACAACCGTTATTGAATCAGAAACCTCAGAAATACCTAAAGCAGCCCGGTGTCGGGCGCCATATCGGTCTTCAAGTGTTGATTCAGAAACCGAAAAATATGTCGAGGCATACAAAATTCGGTCATCAACAATAATAACTGCCCCATCATGCAATGGTGAACTTTTTTGAAAAATAGCAATTAAAAGCGAGGAATTGATTAAAGAATCAATTTTTACCCCGTCAGTGCGGAGACTATCAAGAAGAATATTACGTTGCAAAGTGATAATTGCCCCGACTTTATTTTTTGACAAATATTTAACTGCAAAATAAAGTTCATAAACTATTTTTCTTTGTGTAGATATACCTAAATCAACAAAACTCCGGTTAACCTTGTTTTTGTGCAATGTTTTTATATGATTGTAAATAAAAAAAACTGCAAAAAAAAGACCTAAAACTAGGGTTAATGCTGAA
This sequence is a window from Mesomycoplasma ovipneumoniae. Protein-coding genes within it:
- a CDS encoding diadenylate cyclase, giving the protein MNLDIVVLIISALTLVLGLFFAVFFIYNHIKTLHKNKVNRSFVDLGISTQRKIVYELYFAVKYLSKNKVGAIITLQRNILLDSLRTDGVKIDSLINSSLLIAIFQKSSPLHDGAVIIVDDRILYASTYFSVSESTLEDRYGARHRAALGISEVSDSITVVVSEQSGEVVIVRDANFFKVTNLETFTEVLTKELNSSQTNTAKK